tgggggTGAGAAACGGAGTTGATTGGGCTTTTTTTgaaattggattttgtttttatttttaatattgttgAAGTGGAAAAATGTGAGAGTTTCAAATCTATGCGGCAAGCTcataaaaagtcaaataaaaGCCAGAGACTTCAGTTTTATAGTATATGTATGGGCTCATTTTGGGGTCCAAGCCCAACAGGTAGGTGATTATGGCCCAAGgagccctagacaatgaatttgtagagagtaggttacagaactggGTCCTAACGAAGTGAGTGTTAGTTAACTTTGGGCCATACAACAATTAAACATAAGAATATCTCCTTTATGTCCACTGGATattcggtccgaggagacgtgtGGGTGCACTTCTATTCTTGATCAAAGGCTCtggtctttctctcttttttctgttctttctttctcctttttttttttcttcatggggattcccttctcttatataacctccttgaagtcatcagaaccttacatttgttgatcatctggaccttcattTGAGTGTacgtcccatcggacatcttccctacctttctgtgagttgtagtggccaaggtaacactgttcgcctgtcctctccacattaatgcgaccagaaaagtagcttccCTACATTTAATGCGGCAGCTGTAATCTCTCCCTTGACATCCTATACTCTCTTCCCTCTCCCGGGCTTGTGAGGCTCATCCCTGCTACCAATACTCGTTGGAGTGATTCTTTATTACTGATAGGatgcatgtttgagccatatttggcacgtccgaggagacattcctcctcggaccgccttttaaataagtttgggcCCATAAGAGTTGGGCCGAAAGCCCTTTTGGTGCCCCActttctcctcggacgtggcTGGACTCTGTATGGGGTTCAAGGCCCATCGTTTGATTTGGGAACTTttcccctacaatagcccctcaaaattccggttcTTTCCCTCTTATCCGAGAAGAAAATGCAGGATTTTGACATTTATGGGGTCATTGATTGTGAATTCTTGTTTCACCTGTATAGAGGTACGCCCCCACATGCCTCATTACTGCTAATGGCGCTTCATAACCCACGAGGCGCTAATTATTGCGCTTGGTGGCTTTATGTCCTTCCAATCCAACGGTGGGACGCCAGATCAACGgttgatatttttttcatttctctagGCGGGAGTAAGCCCGTTCAGTTTCTCCCCGGTATATAAGATTTCCAAGGGAACTTACtcccattttttgaaaaagcactCAAGCGTCCCAGAGCACTCCAATACCTTCTTTTGCAAAGCGTTCAAAACTCCACAGACATTCCCTTGAAGATTCCCGGCAAGTTCTTCACAACCTCGAGAAACTTAGGATTTTCGCTCCCGTAAGTGCTCATTTCCCTTCCATTGCCTTTCCTGGCTTTCTTCCCTAAGTAAACCTTCTTCACGTCGCCTAGGGTTAGTGGGATAGGTAAGCTTGAGAAACTGGTAGACTCACCGGTCGGTATGGAAGGCTTCAGGGCCAAATACCGTATCCCGCCGGGAGTAGGTCTAGAATATTGCTCCTTGGAAGAGGTCCTAATCAAGAGGAAGACGGGGCAGGTCGCCATTTCGATGATAgccttcatagagggaggaatgacgatCCCTATGGGGAGGATAACCAGGGATTACCTGCGGGGTCATAGGCTGGCCCCCCACCAGTGTGCCACGAACATGTTCCGAATCTTGGGGTGCGTAGACGCTCTGAACgaacagatgaacctcggcctttcatGGCACGACGTAGTTCATCTATACGAATTTCATAGCCTCAACGAGTCGTATTACCTGAAATCCAGGTCCGACGAGGTGAGgctgatatcctgccttcccaagtccaacaaaggcttgaaggacgacctttTGATCGTCTCCGAAGCATGGTACGACGGTATTCACTGCCCCGTTAGGGCAGGAACGCCAGGTGGGGTACTGTAGGGTCAGACTCCTCGGAGGGGGTCTTAGCCTCgagttttcttttccttatttcAGTTTTAGCTTTGATTATTTACCTCCTCATACTAACGTAGCCTCTCCTTTGGGATTTGCAGATAAAGAACAAACAACTCCTCGGCTAAGTTTGGTGAACGTCCAGGCTTTGAACTTCCTCCTAAGGTCCGAGATTTTTGTGAGTGAGGACAGGTAATTGCGTGCCGCCCCTTTAATCTTGGACTACGAGCCCCTTTCACGCGCTCTAGTGGATGCTGGTTAAGCCATCAAGGCTGGAAGTCCCCGGTTAGCACACATCGACGTCTCTAAACCAAGTTTCCTTGCTCGGAGAGACTTACCTCCCGTCCAACTACCTGCTCAGCGTGTTCTTCCCGCACCAGTTGTCCCAAGAGAAGGAGCTGATTCCTCGCACTCGTCCCTTGAGGATCAGATAGACCAATTCCACTTcgccgaggagggagaggtATCGGCCAGGCTTGTAGAGCTTTCGGACTCTGATTCAGACATAGACCGTGCCTCGGCGACTCCCAACCTTGGTTTGGTGATTGCCCAAGTTGATATTAGCCAAGAGATTGAGGAAGAAGGCATGGATCTGAAGCCAAGGTCTAGTCTCAAGGGCCTCCTGTCCAACAGAAATAAGGGGCAGTCTTCCAGGGATGCCCCAAAGGAACAGGCTACATCCAAGCCCCCACCTTCTCTTCCTCCCACAACTGATCCAGCACTACAACCTCTTCCCAATTTGAGGCGGAAGAGGCTCGTGGAAGAATTGGAGGAGGGCGAGGTCGGCCCTGAAAAGGCTAAGCACCAGAAAAAGGGCAAAGAGCCCAAGGAGAAAAGAACTAGGTCTGTTAACAGCTGAGATAAGGTGGCTATAAGGAGGGAGCAGCGGACTTGGTCCCCACGCCTGGAGTTGGATGGCACCCCGATTTCATGGGACGCGACTCTGTGGGAGTCCCAACGAGGACAGGCGTCCTATCTGGCTGAGGCCTTGCAACAGCCCTATAAATTCCCCGATTTTATCatcattattaatattattattttagcttTGACAAGTGATGTGGATAAACATGTAGTGTCATGATAGGATTATTTACATAGTTTTTGGATATGCTACATGTGAGGTGTAATTTTGCGGCCAACAAAGATTACTACCAAGTAAGAGATGAAACAATAGACTGCACAATTAGGTAACGTGTAGTcctcatttattttgtttcagtTATAGAAAGATTAAGGAATTAAAGCATTATTCTCCTTATCAGTTAAGGAAAAGGCTGAGAGAATAAAAACCTTTTTGGATAACAAGTCTAACAGTTATTGGAATCCCTTGGAATTCTAGCTTACCTAAATAGGCCAGTAGTTTAAAATACCTTAAATTGAGGTTAATTAGAAGCTATAAAATCTTGGAAGGCTCTAGGGTTACTTCATTATAcgcattaacaaaaaaaaaaaaaaaggagcatgGACGGCTGGAGGCGTCATCTATAGACTATAGTTAGCGCTCAAAGATTGATCTCTCATCAGGTAATCATTTCCTAGTCTTGGCAAGGACAGATCTATAGTTTTTATTAGAGCTATTGTCATATAGTATTTGGCCTGTGATTCAAGATGAATAGAATATCTATTCAAGTGTATCGCTGCCATGATTAATTCGGTTATTATACTTTAGTGCGTGAAAGATTTGGTATGAAGGGCTAGACTAGACTTTGAATACTTTGATTATATTACTAGTTTAGGATTGACCCTAAAGAGAAGGTAGTGTTCAATAATAACATGAAGTCTTGTAGTTGGTTTAATATGATATTTGATATATTGGTCGATTGTTATAGAATAACTAATAGGTATATTCGGATTAGATGTTTCTACGTATGGGAAATAATTCTGCCTATATTGTGACTCTAGGAAAAAGAGAAGGTTATGGAGGattatagtgttttttttaggaAGTAGTTCATGATAATGAATTTTCATGCTTATTGATTAAAGTAATTTTCTGTTTAGGGCTTACAGAAGACTAAAAGTGCTCGGCTATGTTTGGATATATTAGCAAGAGaggtaagtaattatgcataatatgcacaagttttgtccattaggttcttagaagttttcaaaagttttgtatttcaaacttatattttctaaagtttgtcaaaagtatttttgtatctttgaaagagaaatttcaactagtaaataatgttttaaagagatactttgaattttaaataagttttgaatgtccaaatctcatttaaaagatgatttccaaactaaactattttttcgtaaataattgagtttcaatgtaagCTTTCTAAAAAAGGTCTTGtcctttaaatttgttaaaaccaAGTAATTTTAAAGTCATACTCCTATTCtcaaatggtatttaaaatgtttttttttagcaaatttaattatcatatttactcaagaattgtaatatatttacataaactcCCCAGTCGCTATTCGTTTCCCaagagagtcaagcatcctttgatttataTTCTATTCAATATTGTGATCTTTGATATGCCTCTGTATTTGAAAGGAAATTGTTAatatcaagtaaattattatatttgtataaattttgctTTGTGTTATGTGattcaaaataagtgttttagaattgatcagatatattagatatatgtataaatccgctcacaggattgtatgtgagaatatgtgttaATCCCTTACCAATAggggttagatgttggtatccgctcacaggattgtatgtgagaatatgtgatgtgtatatgtgacactgtgctctgatcaattatatgtatgtgttttcgAATAACTTTAAGATTTGATTATATATGTGTTTAGTGGTTCTTTATATGTTTGGAAAACTATATTGAATATTTTGAGTGAAATTGTGAAATCAAACTTGTGCTTTGCTTGACTCTATTCTGTTGTATATTGTGTATAATTGCTTATTGgatgtgtggctcaccccatcaattacaattttcagattaaagttTAGTTGGGGGAACAGAACCTTTGGATTGCTTCgtaaggtgcaaggtagagcgTGGGAGTTTTAGGCAACGTTAGTATTACTTGAAGCCTTAAAGGATTTTAGTTACCCTTAATTTGTAGTTCATGTTTTTGTTATGGTGGAGATTAATTTTCCATTTGTGGAGTTTGGATTTTTGTAAGAGGTTTTATTTAAGAGTATTGTTTCtttggagttttaatttattttggattaattatgtttatggAGTTAGATAAGTTTAGCAGGTtagtcatgcatctaaattcatgttccatggatttgggtcgtgacaAGCCCCTTCTCTTGCCTCGCGATATGGAGGGACTTCGGGCTACTTGGCAACCGGAACTTTTCATGTCGCTAAAGAGAGATATGGCCATGGTAAACGAAGACTTCCATTATTCAGTTTCTTTATTTCATATCTGTCTATTCCGTATATTcgttattttcttttagttaaACCTCCATTATTCCAACacaggtcactcaacaaatttttgttgctgaggagtgggccaagaaggctTGTGAAGATCTGAGACGCTGAAGGCCTGTGACAGCGCCGAGGCCGGACTTAAGACCACTACCAAGCAGGCTGAGGATCTGCGCCAACAGCTTCATCTGTCCGAGATAAACCTCGCAACTGAGAAGCAGATGGTCTCAGACCTCAAGGCCGAGCTATCAAAGGCCAAAGAGGCGGCTCGCGTGGCCAGGGAGGCGGCCGAGGCTGCGGTGGCAACCTCATATGAACGTGGAGTAACGGATACCGAGGCTAGGCTAACCGAGGAGGTGGCTACAGTCTGTAGGGATTACATTACGATGTCTTGGGGGGTGGCCTTGGACCGAGCGGCAGTTCCAGCGGACTCTGATCTCAGGAAAGTTGAGAATATCTTCTTTCCAGAACATATTCGTGAGATTCCGAACTTGGTTCCTCCTAAGGAGTCCCTCCCTGCGAATGTCACAACCTCAGATTCCCATATGCCTGAAGTTGAGGAGGTGCAATCGGTTGCAATGGACAAGTCGCCCGAGGACACTCTCATGATTAGGGACGTTGTCACGCAAGCCAAGGAGGCTGTTCTCGAGCCTAAGGCAGGAGATGATCAACCTGAGCCATCAGCCCCTGCAAAGAGTTCTACTCAGGACCAAACCTAGGACATTAGTGTAGGACTTTATTTGTAACTGCTTTCTTTATCTTTTACATTTTGTTCTGCTAAAGTTTGTAAAAGAACACCTTTTGGAATTCAATGAATGATGTCATTTTCCTTTGAATTTTGTTGCACTGCTCCCTTTTCTGCTTTCGTTATGaatgaatttttgttatgctACTAACTGTTGAGAACCAAACGTTATTCGAGATCTAAACAATGTGGTCAAGCATGAATGAATATGTAGGAAAAATGATAGTCAATAATTAGATAAGACTGCGTCGAGGTTAATTtgccccaagcctgtggtctaAGGGACCAGGCAGGACTtaagttttgtttaacacttagagaaaATTGCACAGCTGTTAATAGCCCTcaagcttgtggtccgaggagccaagcaggGCTTACGTTCTGTTTGACACTTAGTTGAAATGGCAcggtagttaatttcccccaagcctgtggtccgaggagccaagtaggacttaggttctatttaatccTCAGTTGAAATTGTAtggttgttaatttcccccaatcctgtggtccgaggagctaggcaggacttaggttctgtttaacacttagttgaAATTGTATAgcagttaatttcccccaatcctgtggtccggggagccaggcaagacttgggttctgtttaacccttagTTGAAGTTGTATAgcagttaatttcccccaatcttgtggtccggggagccaggcaggacttaggttttgtttaacacttagttcAAATTGTATAgcagttaatttcccccaatcctgtggtccgaagagccaggcaggacttaagttctgtttaacacttagttgaAATTGTATAgcagttaatttcccccaatcttgtggtccgaggagccaggcaggacttaggttctatttaacctTAAGTTGAAGAAATTGCacagtggttaatttcccctaagcatgtggtccgaggagccaggcaggacttaggttctgtttaacacttagttgaAATTGTATAgcagttaatttcccccaatcctgtggtccggggagccaGGCAgaacttgggttctgtttaaccttTAGTTGAAGCTGTATAgcagttaatttcccccaagcctgtagttcgaggagccaggcaggacttagattctgtttaatccTTAGTTGAAGAAATTGCACagtggttaatttccctcaAGCCTGTGGTTCGAAGAGCCaagcaggacttaggttctatttaacccTTAGTTGAAGAAATTGCACAGTAGTGTGGCACCAAGAATTACAACTTCCATTAATAGtagtacattttcaggttatttacatttcaAGGGCGTGGCactacatgttcatccaagTCTTCTAAAAAGTAGACCCCTATGCCGGCTATGGAGGTGATACGATATGGGCCTTCTCAATTTGGTCCGAGTTTTCCCCACGCAGGATTTCTTGCAGTGCCCAGGACCTTCCTCAATACCAGATCCCCGGGTGCTAGGGGCCTTAGCTTCACCTTGGCATcgtaaccttgcttgagcttttgctgatagTAGGCAAGTTGGACCATTGCActctcccttctttcctcgatcAGGGCGTGAGGGATTCCAAATCTAGTGACgatgtttttccaaacaaatttctttgCATCAATGTCTCTAATGTTGACCAGTggctcagcttcgacccattttgtgaaataatccgTGCCGACAAGAAGAAATCTTTTGTTCCCCGCTGCTTTAGGGAATGGCCCTAGGATGTCTAAGCCCCactgtgcgaatggccaagggctgaaCAGCAGATTAAGAGTTTCGCTTGGCTGATGTATATTcggggcgaacctttggcactggtcgcacttcttTACAAATTCTTGCACCTCTTTCTGCATACTCGGCCACCAATAACCTTGCGTTATGGCCCTATGGGACAGGGACCTACCCCCCGTATGACTTCcgcaaatcccttcatgtaattcCTCAAGGATAAGTTCAGTGGCATCTGGGGGCACGCACATCAAGTACAGTCCTGAAAATGAGCGCTTGTACAATTTGGAGTCCTCAGACAGCCAGAATCGAGAAGCCTTTCTTCTAATCTTATCGGCCTCGTTCTTATCTTCTGGTAAGGAGTCGTGCTTTAAGAATAGTACtagaggatccatccagctaggccctATCTTGATGCTGTGAACCCGTACTGAGTTGGTCCTCGCCATCATTGGGCGGTAGAGATCTTCTACGAGAATAACCCGAGGAAGTGGCTGAGCTGAGGAGGTGGCGAGCGttgcaagagagtcagcatgggTGTTCCCGCTCCTGGACACGTGCACTAGATTGAAGTGACAAAAATGGGCCCACAAGCGCTTGACTTGGACGaggtactcttgcattctttcatccctcACCTCCAATTCCCCATTTACTTGTCCGACAACGAGttttgagtccgagaacatgTTCACGGATTTTCCACCCAGTTTCTGGATCATTAACATTCCTTCCAATAGTGCCTCATACTCTgcttcgttattcgtggccGAGAAACCCAGCCTCAATGATTTTTTGATGGTGATCCCTTCGGGGGAGACCAAAACGAGCCCCACCCCCGAGCCCCTTTGGGTGGCTGCGCCGTCAATGTGTGCTTTCCAACAACTGGGCTCTTGCTGAAAGATTGCGCTAATCAGTTTTCCGTCAGAGTTTAGTGTCCCTCCTCCTCCTTTTGGTGTGGGCTCTGCAAATTTAGCTATCAGATTTGCGAGAACTTGACCCTTCACAGCGGTACGAGGCATGTACCTAATGTCGAAGGCACCCAGAATCGTCCCCCATTTTGCTATTCTACCCGTGTAGTTGGCACTCCGGAGTATGGATCTCAGCGGAAGTTGGGTAAGTACAACAACACTATgcgcctgaaaatagtgggggagcttttGCATGGCTTGCACGATTGCCAAGACGGCCTTTTCGAGAGGGAGGTAACGGATCTCTGCCTCGTGCAGCGATTTGCTTACATAGTAGATGGGCCGTTGTGTGCCATTGTCTTCTCGGATCAGCACTAAGCTCACTGCGTGAGGGGCTACGGCAATGTAGGCGAATAGCATCTCGTCGGCCTCAGGATTGGACATAATTGGTGGTCGGGTCAAgtattccttaagctgctggaaagctaAAGCGCACTCTTCAGTCCACTCAAAgcctttccacttatttaataGGAGGAAGAAAGGCCTGCATCTATCCGCCGAGCGGGAAATGAAACGGTTTAAAGtagcaatcatgccagtgagcttctggacctctttggggtTCTGAGAAGGCTGCAGGCTATGGATAGCTCTAATTTAGTCGGGGCTGACTTCGATGCCTCTATGGGTCACCATGTAACCTAAGAATTTCCCTgatcccaccccaaatgaacaATTGGACGCGTTTAGGCGCAGCCTGTATTTTCTCAGAATTCAAAAGACATTGTCGAGGTCTCTAATGTGGTTGGGCACTAATttgctctttaccaccatgtcgtctatataaACTTCAATGCTCCTACCCATCTATTGTTCAAACATCTTGGTCATCATTCTTTGGTAGGTTGACTCGGCATTCTTTAAGCTAAAGGGCATTactttataatgataatttccgacAGGGGTGACAAAAGCCGTTTTTTCTTGGTCCTTGGCAGCCAGgggtatctgatggtagccttagaaggcgtccaaaaaactcattcgagggtgtcccACGGTAGAATCCACCAATCGGTCTATCCGCGGCATGGGGAAAGGATCCTTTGGGCAGGCCTTAtttaggtctgtgaagtctacgcagacccgccatttcccactcttctttttcaccacAACTGTGTtagccaaccattcggggtagaatacctccttgatagcccctgctttcttcaattttgtaaCCTTCTCTCTCACGGCGTCTGCATGCTCTTTTGACGGTCGCTGAGGAGGCTGCTTCTTAGGCGTTACAGTCGGGCTAACATTAAGGTGATGGCAAATGAAATCTGGGTCAACCCCATGGGCCTCGTAGGCGTCCCAGGCAAACACGTCCACATTCTGtttgaaaaaatcaattagCATCTCCTTCTCTTGGGGCGGTAATTCTGAACCGACCCGAAAAAACCTCTCTGGGTCTGATCCGACAAGAACTTTCTCCAAATCCTCGCAACTCGCTTCCATGGTTGGTTCCCTACTACCTGAGGCTAGGGCCGGGGTCgttaattgctataagccgTTCTCGGCTGAGGTGGAGTGCTCACTATTTGGTCGTCGCGAGATTGTTGACATTATGCATTGCCGAGCCATCGCCTGGTTCCCTATTACTTCTTTCAATCGACCTTCTGATAGATATTTCACCTTTTGGTGTAAGGTTGATGACACAGCCCCTAGGGCATGAAGCCACAGTCGGGCCACGATGGCagtgtagggggagtatgcatctACCACAATGAAATCCACCTGCACCACGTCCGAGTCTGTTTGTATAGGCAACCTAATCATGCTTTTCGGGGTGATggtttttccttcaaaactgACCAAAGGGGAGTCGTATATCGTCAGGTCCTCTGGCTTCAGCTTCAATCCTTTATACAAGTCGGGATACATTACTTCCACGGCGTTGCCTTGGTCAACTAGCACCCTCTTCACATCGTATCCCCCAATTCTGAGTGTGACGACTAGGGCATCGTCGTGGGGTTGAAGGGTTCCTAGTTTGTCCTTATCCGAGAATCCGATTAGGGGCGTGGCCATCCCTCTAGCCCTCTTGGATTCCCTGTCGTCAGCTTCAGCCGGGAGCCTACCCATCGACATGACCCTAAAAGGATTGGAGCTGGTCCTTCCTGGTGCGGCgagaatgacatttattgtgccaatAGGTGGCCTCAATGTGCTTTGCCTGGTTTCGATGTTTGACTGCTCCTACCATCCAACAGGGTGATGCAATAGATGTCTTAACTTCCCCTTTCGAACAAGCCGGTCCAAGTGGTTTTTCAGATTCCTGCAATCGACGGTGGTATGGCCTGGCTCTTGGTGATATGCGCAATACAGATTCTGGTAATGTTTCGAGGGGTCACCTGCCATCTTGCTTGGCCATTGAAAGAACGGTTCGTTCTTCACCTTCTCTAGGACCTTATGTAATGGTTCTCGGAACATAGCATGGACTGCCTGTGCCCTAGTGGATCCAGACTGCTCCGAGTAATCCCTTCTCGGCCTATTACTGTTGTTAAAGCGGTCCGACCTAAAGTCCATCCTCTCCTAAAGGACAACCTTCCCTTTGCCCTTCCTCATCTGTTGGTCTTCCacgacccttttgtacttgtcaattctgtccatgagttggcgcacACTAGTGACCGGCTTCCCAGTCAGGGACTTTCTTAAaccatgctctgtcggcaggcCCCTCTTGAATGTGCTAATGGCGATGTCATCATAATTtccctctatctcattatacatttcCCAGTACCTGTCTGAATAGGCCTTCGGTGtctctccttctcgcatggacaaggATAGGAGGGAATCtaggggtcgagggactctgctgCTGGTGATAAAGCGGGAACCGAAAGCCTATGTCAGCTGCTTAAAGGAATTTATGGAGTTTGACTTGaggccatcaaaccatctcatcaccaTAGGTCCCAAGCTGGACGGAAACACTTTTCACATCAACGCCTCATCCTTGGAATGGACGGTCATCCTCTGGTTAAACTGGCTTACGTGCTCTACTGGGTCCGTCCGACCATTATATATGGCAAAAGGTTGGTTGgtggaaccgccgaggaagctcAGCCCCCTTTATCCTACGCGTGAAAGGCGATTGGGAGATGCGGTCCAAGGCTTTACTCATGGCGTCGTTTGCCAGGCCTTGGTAAGATGGGCTTTTATGGCCGCGTTTGAGAAGttgctcttcctcataggaaaaggtttcacttaGAGGGGTTCTTGATCTCCGCCTATACTCATTGTCCTCCTCATCACTAGTGTCCGAGCCGGGTGAAGGACGTTTTCGTTGCGCTCGGCGTAACTTCTTTTTCAAGTTGTCGATTTCTTGCTGTAAAGCCCTGTGATCGTTTTGCTTATGGGATGCATGAcctttccctttcgagcgacttCTACTCATGTGGGAGGTGTTTACACTACCCTCTCGCTGCTTGTCTTGATCTTTCTCCCGTTCGAGGTTCAAAAAGTTGTCTTGTCGTTGGGAGTCCGCGTGTTCGGTTTGGCGcagacctgatccttccatttctaACGGTTTCACTTGTCAAGGCACAAGTTCTTCCCatagacgacgccaattgtatgGGCTCGTTTTGGGGTCCAAGCCTAACAGGTAGGTGATTATAGCCCAAGgagccctagacaatgaatttgtagagagtgggttacagaacTGGGTCCTAACGAAGTGAGTGTTAGTTAACTTTGGGCCATACAACAATTGAACATAAGAATATCTCCTTTATGTCCACTGGATattcggtccgaggagacgtgtGGGTGCACTTCTGTTCTTGATCAAAGACTCtggtctttctctcttttttctattctttctttcaccttttttttttccttcatggggattcccttctcttatatagcctccttgaagtcatcagaaccttacacttgttgatcatctggaccttcattTGAGTGTCCGTCCTATCGGACATCTTCCCtacctttctgtgagttgtagtggccaaggtaacactgttcgcct
This genomic stretch from Quercus robur chromosome 4, dhQueRobu3.1, whole genome shotgun sequence harbors:
- the LOC126722175 gene encoding uncharacterized protein LOC126722175; this translates as MSMGRLPAEADDRESKRARGMATPLIGFSDKDKLGTLQPHDDALVVTLRIGGYDVKRVLVDQGNAVEVMYPDLYKGLKLKPEDLTIYDSPLVSFEGKTITPKSMIRLPIQTDSDVVQVDFIVVDAYSPYTAIVARLWLHALGAVSSTLHQKVKYLSEGRLKEVIGNQAMARQCIMSTISRRPNSEHSTSAENGL